Proteins from one Triticum aestivum cultivar Chinese Spring chromosome 7A, IWGSC CS RefSeq v2.1, whole genome shotgun sequence genomic window:
- the LOC123150334 gene encoding uncharacterized protein: MDLKPANVLLDDDMMPRISDFGISRLVGEKRTWETKYWKGTLGYLPREYIDHCLISNKVDIFSLGVMILQIMAGPKGYSQSCDISPSEKFIELLVGKWRNRLQATPMGALESICQQVRTCIMLALQCVDPDRHKRPVIGSICFSLAYTGAIWTPSYYTIGEVVDDNKLDKMVRYTGKPKTQVDRAREALNLVHEENKEILAFRTLARIVPFSKTGTHCLIYNATGDNLHYVDNHDWHGHIVDDTSYPRVIGNGQWAIIHHEYSFSKGSTACVVYRGKIKDGQYKDYLLAWTAQIRPFTSNKSYCEIGGVDYFQTRWDDTYNKMKGSDNSSTAKFDRHEIDTIICQDRYLPKFIAIISLMTHLGGKATSTVPWDNCGGLMNFIVMDDDLVPEQR, encoded by the exons ATGGATTTAAAGCCAGCGAATGTACTGCTAGATGATGACATGATGCCTAGAATTTCTGATTTCGGAATCTCGAGACTAGTGGGAGAAAAACGAACATGGGAAACTAAATATTGGAAAGGAACATT GGGGTACTTACCACGAGAATATATAGACCATTGTCTAATTTCGAATAAGGTGGACATATTCAGCTTGGGTGTTATGATTCTACAGATAATGGCAGGACCTAAGGGCTACTCGCAAAGTTGTGACATATCCCCAAGCGAAAAATTCATTGAGCTT CTAGTTGGAAAATGGAGGAATAGGCTACAGGCAACACCAATGGGTGCGTTGGAGTCCATCTGCCAGCAAGTCAGGACATGCATTATGCTAGCTTTACAATGTGTGGACCCTGATCGGCACAAGAGGCCGGTGATAGGGTCCATTTGTTTTTCGCTAGCATATACAGGGGCGATATGGACCCCTAGTTATTATACTATCGGTGAAGTGGTGGACGACAACAAGTTGGATAAAATGGTAAGGTACACGGGCAAACCTAAGACGCAGGTAGACCGAGCACGAGAGGCCTTGAACCTAGTGCACGAGGAAAATAAGGAGATCTTGGCTTTTAGGACATTGGCCCGTATTGTACCATTTTCCAAAACGGGTACGCACTGCCTCATCTATAACGCGACCGGTGATAACCTCCACTATGTCGACAACCACGACTGGCACGGTCACATTGTTGACGATACGTCGTACCCACGAGTTATCGGCAATGGACAATGGGCCATCATCCATCATGAGTACTCATTTTCTAAAGGTTCAACTGCTTGCGTGGTATACCGTGGCAAGATCAAAGATGGTCAGTACAAGGATTACCTGCTTGCCTGGACCGCTCAGATCCGCCCGTTTACGAGCAACAAG TCTTATTGCGAGATTGGTGGTGTCGACTACTTCCAAACACGCTGGGATGATACATACAATAAAATGAAGGGGTCTGATAATTCTTCGACTGCCAAGTTCGATAGACACGAGATTGACACAATAATTTGCCAAGATCGTTATCTCCCCAAGTTTATCGCAATAATCTCGCTGATGACCCATCTCGGCGGAAAAGCGACGTCTACGGTGCCATGGGACAACTGCGGTGGCTTAATGAATTTTATTGTCATGGATGATGATCTCGTACCAGAACAGCGGTGA